The DNA sequence CACCAACCTCCATATATATTCTGACTGCACTAGTGTAGGGGTTTTGGCAACCATATAATACCGCAATCACATAAGTCAGAACCAAGATACAACCACCTCATACATAAGGTTGTTGTACTCCTAGTCGGAGAACTAATTTGTTGTGCCTTTGATGAACGACTTGATTTTTGTCTTGAGCACTTTGAATATTCTTAAACTTGAGGAACGTCGTAGTGAATTCCTTGAGATCTTATTCTCTGACTTTATTCTTTAATCTCTACTTTTGccaatctttattttattcttcagTCTCAGTTATCTATGTCTTGAATGAGTTTCAAAAAAcccatttatatatgtgtgaaaGAGGTAAAGTTATAATGTACTTGAACACCTTTCATATaatctctttataatttaatttaaagagataaatcCATCAAATATTTGGCATGAggtaatgtaaaaaatttacattatatataaaatagctCCTTACTATAATTTGAAAGGAATTTTGAtgttgcaaaattttgtagCAGATCTTGACAGAAAAATCTCCTAagatatcataaataaatattttcgtTCGTAAAATTTCTAGCAAActcaataacaaaaaaagtttGATGCTAAAATCAGGGACGAGTCAGTTACCAAATAAATGTATGTTATATTTACATCCCTTCACCTATGGTCTGTTTACATTACATAAACTATTCATGcctttttggataattacataaaccaTCCCTCACAAACACAAAAGCATGGGTGATTTATGTAATGATGTCGGCATTTTATAGAgtatatgtgtatttttttcaaaaaaatgaatgatttgtgtaaataatattaatatttttgtgaatgTATCTGTAATTATCactagatatttttttttttgcaaaatccgTTCCTAATATAAATTAGCAACGCAAGTCCAGTCCAAGTGATGAAAATTTGTAACGCATTTGATGACAACACATAGGactaaatatctttttattatttgacaaATTCTAAATATCCTCTTTATTTTAACATCTGTCTTCTAACAATGAGCCCATTTCGTTTATGTAATGAACCTGTCAAAATGTCAttgtgaattataaattataattatatgtattttataacTTTAGGAAGTATTTTATAGATTAATAttctctataaattatttattttatccatccttaattttttatatattttttcaaatatttttttatattttattttttaaaatcagtAAGGATAAAGTAGTAATGTCCACTTCACCATTTAGGGGCtacacaattatttttcatttgagggGTATTTGTGATTTCAAACTACAAGagctatttataattataccaaatttcacaaaatataattataatttacccaaaaaaaaaaaacaaatcaattatcATCATTGGTTTGTTTCAGGTCCCATTAGAATACTTAACAAAGGAAAAAACCAAAAGGCACAgtcaaatatcataaaaaaaatgcatttaaagaataataaatcaCTCGATTAAAATGGAAGAATCGGATTCTAACATGAAGCACaccaaaacttttttaaacATAGCAAATGAAGAACAATATACATTTAAAGAACATAATTCTTCATtaattttctaccaatttttgttaggattaaaaaaaaatactgaagttagcaaaataaattgcataaatttttaattttacccctcatttaatattttaatttaataattttatacttataaaagaaaaacgtaATATTGTCAACCacacttcatatatatatatatatatatattacatttgttcatttatcagcacaaaaataaatgagaatgttcaatgaGGGgcaatgttatatttttgtggCCCAAGTTTTTAGAGACCCACTTACCCGATTCGCTCGGACGGCCCACTATCCGGTCCACGACCCGTTCGACCCGATCCGGAGAGTCATCATTGTTCTTCTCTCTTATCCTTTCAAGTCTCCAACTTCCATGGGAGTCTTCTTTAGGCAACAAAGTTACTTGAGGAAGGACTCTATTGTTGTTCTTATCCAGCGTATCTTCATCCCTATATAAAggcctcttcctcctccaccaAGAGACccaaaaatagagagaaaaccCGAACAGtcgttttctattttttaaccTTCTTTGTGAAATCTGTGTGATTAATGTCTCGGTGACCAAGAAAGAGAGATCTGTGTGATCGAGGGACAAAACCTTTGTGGTGTTCTTCGAGTAGTAGTGCAATCGTGAATTGGGGTGTGGGTGCGGCCCTCTTGTGTGTTCAAAGGATCTGGTTTGAATCTGAACCTAATTGATACTACAATATTCTTTTCGTTTGATTTATTCATAtctaatgatttttgtaaccATTATaattcatgtaattattttggtcTATTAAAGAGTTTTGTACTCTATATTCCGCTGCAATAGTCGAATAGGTATTTTTGCTCTCCACCCAACaggcaaaatttaaaatttatttatttattttttacttatgtcagcattttttgttcaaaatataACGAAATGGGGTCAGGTGTAAATGATAATTGTGGAGggagtgtaagtataattttgaaatttctttaaaaaaagcataatttagtattttaaaaaaggtctaaatataattaatcctaaaagATACatgttaaaagaaatatgaccTTTTGTTAcgataaaagaaagaatattattgatttggtTAGAGTAATGAGATAAATAATGCCAGCAGCGTAAGtgggataaaataaaaacaaaacactatgtttgtttttatttttaagttattttcgggacgagtcaaaacatacccaatgtttgccaccattcaaaaacaccttatttagatgttttaaactgttttagcacaaatttatacatatatatacacctaaatatatataaatatatataaaaagacatgatttgactatgatttgacaataaatagtaatttttatttttcaaaatacaatattaaacatacaatacttattttaaattatattcaaaaacaaatccaaacatacatactatctataacacacacttattctttgtttttctctctctatctccataaaatacaacaaaatacttagaaaacaaatccaaacattatgaaaatattttctagttttcttatataatttgttgttttattattcGTATAAACTAGACATAACATAACGTAATCTAACAGAATATCAGTAATTTGAATGGATTTATGAAAAAGCAccacataaattattaaagggctattaataatttgttatcTATCAATTCTAGAATTTTAATTCCACCATCCATAATCCCGTCATTCGAGCCAAACGTGGCCTCTAAGAACAAAAGTCTGTAGTTTCAATCGTTTAAGAGGTGCTAATTGTAATTTGGTAAAAGGTGAAGGGGCCGATAGCAAAAGGCGGAGTAAAATACTACCTTTGGTCGCCttccctttctttctcttttttcatcatatatttgttaataatcCTTCAATTAGAGGCCTGTTTTCTGACAATCCCTGTTGGACCCTCTTCGTCTTCATTTTCTCCCGTCAGAAGCTCCCAAAAATTTCCAGATATTGACAAGGTATCTAACATCATCTCTATTTTGTAGCTTGTCACGGATTTCGAGGCAAGAACCAATGGAAATTTGGGAACCTCTGAGTATGATATGGAAacgtttctttttattttaattggttGAATCCGTGTGGAATGAATATGTTTCTTGTCAATGTGTGGAAATGTAGAATTTTGTTGGATCTTACTGTTAACGTAACTTTATGTTGTTGGGAACTTCTCGGAGTGTTTGGATTTTCTTGGTAGGTTTGTCACTTTTAAGAATTGAGATACTGGAAAGTGAGATTAATACATGATAATTCTGATTTTTTGACTAACTTTTTTACGTCCGTTGATTAGCAGAATTGGTAAATTGATTTGGGTTTTAGATAAGCTTCCAAGatattgttctattttttattgggCCTGCAATGTGTACGTTTTTCATGTGctttttgatcttataaagtcatttaaaatttgaaggcGCAGCTAAAATTGCTTGGGCAAAATATCATATCTAGTTGTCAAGCTAGTGTAAATCTCTTTCTTCTGGTTGCATCAGCATATTGGCAGAAAAGTTTTCCTGCTTTTCTTCCTTGCGTTCACAGAGCCGGGGCAAGTCCTCCTGTCTCATTTACTAATGGCGTACAAAAAATTTCCTTTTCGTTTTCAAGGAGGAAAAGGcatttttttcatctaaaatttTGTCGTATATATCTGTGACCAAGCATGAAAAACTTGTCTATATTTCTACCAACCCATACATGGTGTTTAACATTTGGCATCCGAGTTTCTTGTGATGCAGATCTAAGTATTCAAAAACcacatttaaatttgaattggcTCTTTGAGATATTCCATGTTGCATGGTCACTCGGAGAGACATTGATTTGGTGACATGCAGTAAACTTTTATAACATGGTCTGCAGCTGTACTGCTGGACCGGACCAATAATGATATTATGCTCGTATCACCTCATCTCTTGAATTCACCGTGACCTTGAAATGAAAAGACGATTCTCTTTTTGTGCACGTGGGGATCCATGCAGAGAAACATTTTCTTGATGTCCTTGGTTAGACTTTCTTAACATGAGACAGCTTTACTCTTGAGCAGGACCAATCATGAATTTGGCTCGTCCCATGTTCATCTTGACCTTGAAGTGAAAAGCAGATAGTAGTTTGTGCCTTGGAGCAAGCTCTTTTATGTCTTTTCTTTGACTGGGAAACACTTTCTATTCAAGTATCTGGTCTGTCATAATTATATGCAGCATGGTCCTGTTGTAGTCTTACGTGGAAATCTGCTTCATTTCAATGTTAAGCCACTTCTCATGTATTAACATGTTATAAGCTATGAAGTTTGCCAATGGCTAGACATAGTTCTATGAATTGTGTGAAACCTTATTCACCTTGCTACATTAGAGCCACAAAAGAATTATActcaatttttgttctttttctctaaACAAGGTTGTTGCTTTGGATTGAAAACTTCTTATCATTTCATTGAATGTGATGATTAACCTTTCATTGATCTTTGTGGTTTGTCATTTCTTACACATTTACCTGGAAGGTAATGGCAGCTGAGGAAGATATTGATTTTCCAGCTTTGAAATCACAGTTAAACCAAACACAGACTAACTGGAATCAGGAGATGGAGAGGAGCCAGTCCCAAGTGGATGCCTTGCAACAGAAGCTTACGGAGGTAAAGGCTTGCATACAAGGGTCAGAGGCAGATGCAAAGAAGGAACTAAATGTTCTCTGGCGTAGAGTCAAAACTTCTGCGACATTATTGACATACTTAAAATCCAAAGCCAGAATCATGGCAGTTCCTCATTTGGCTCATACGTCTTGTGGTATCAAACAATTGGATGGTGTGGGCCTTGTCGATAAAAATGGTATACCATTGTCTGGATGGTCTAGGAATGTAGACATTTCTTCCTTTGACAGTGCTGATGAGGAAACATGGACAGCACTTAGTAGTGAGGAAGGTTCTCTTGATGAACAAGATGGAATCTATACTAGCGAATTACTCAAAAGTGTACAAATGGTTACAGATGTAATGGAAAGTCTTGTAAAGAGAGTTATCATGGCAGAATCTGAAACGGCTATTGAGAAGCAGAAGGTGACGGTAGGGCaggaagaaattaaaaagaaggCAGTTCAAATTGAGAGCATGTCTATAAAACTAGAAGAGATGGAACAGTTTGCTATGGGTACAAATAGTATTTTGAATGAGATGAGACAGAGAGTTGAAGATTTGGTCGAAGAAACCTCTAGACAGAGGCAAAGAGCTGCCGAGAATGAGCAGGAGCTTTGCCGTGTTAAGCAAGACTTTGAATCCCTGAAATCTTATGTCAGCACTCTGATTAGTGTAAGGGAAACACTTCTTTCATCAGAAAAGCAATTTCAGACAATTGAAAAGCACTTTGAACGGTCAGTATCTCTAACTtccataatttcttttagtttttggaATAGttggtgattttttttttttattagtgcTTGCCTTTTATTCATTGATCACGGCGATTACTAACTATTCAACTTTTCCCATTTATATTGCACTGCCTTCAGTTCTTTTTTTCGTATTGCTTTCATATTTGTGCttgtagtattttattttacttttcatttGCTTCCCCATCCATTAGTAGAAGAATAGACATACATTTAGTACTCACTTATGCTGAAAGATGAGCCTAAGATGGAACCCTGCTGAGTACTTTGCAATGCAGTCAACCCTAGAAATGTTTCAAGTTAAGTCTTTGTGTTCACAAGAAAGAGTGATTGTTTCTTTATTCTAATTACAAGAATCACATTAAGAATGATTCTTTTGAATAACCCAGTTCCACTTTCCTAACTTCTTGTTGTTGACAGCTTCT is a window from the Sesamum indicum cultivar Zhongzhi No. 13 linkage group LG15, S_indicum_v1.0, whole genome shotgun sequence genome containing:
- the LOC105178143 gene encoding uncharacterized protein LOC105178143 isoform X1 codes for the protein MEIWEPLTEEDIDFPALKSQLNQTQTNWNQEMERSQSQVDALQQKLTEVKACIQGSEADAKKELNVLWRRVKTSATLLTYLKSKARIMAVPHLAHTSCGIKQLDGVGLVDKNGIPLSGWSRNVDISSFDSADEETWTALSSEEGSLDEQDGIYTSELLKSVQMVTDVMESLVKRVIMAESETAIEKQKVTVGQEEIKKKAVQIESMSIKLEEMEQFAMGTNSILNEMRQRVEDLVEETSRQRQRAAENEQELCRVKQDFESLKSYVSTLISVRETLLSSEKQFQTIEKHFERLVAKTSQLENEKMQKEAEVQKLMEENVRLSALLDKKEAQLVAMNEQCKVMALNASSI
- the LOC105178143 gene encoding uncharacterized protein LOC105178143 isoform X2, giving the protein MAAEEDIDFPALKSQLNQTQTNWNQEMERSQSQVDALQQKLTEVKACIQGSEADAKKELNVLWRRVKTSATLLTYLKSKARIMAVPHLAHTSCGIKQLDGVGLVDKNGIPLSGWSRNVDISSFDSADEETWTALSSEEGSLDEQDGIYTSELLKSVQMVTDVMESLVKRVIMAESETAIEKQKVTVGQEEIKKKAVQIESMSIKLEEMEQFAMGTNSILNEMRQRVEDLVEETSRQRQRAAENEQELCRVKQDFESLKSYVSTLISVRETLLSSEKQFQTIEKHFERLVAKTSQLENEKMQKEAEVQKLMEENVRLSALLDKKEAQLVAMNEQCKVMALNASSI
- the LOC105178143 gene encoding uncharacterized protein LOC105178143 isoform X3 — translated: MERSQSQVDALQQKLTEVKACIQGSEADAKKELNVLWRRVKTSATLLTYLKSKARIMAVPHLAHTSCGIKQLDGVGLVDKNGIPLSGWSRNVDISSFDSADEETWTALSSEEGSLDEQDGIYTSELLKSVQMVTDVMESLVKRVIMAESETAIEKQKVTVGQEEIKKKAVQIESMSIKLEEMEQFAMGTNSILNEMRQRVEDLVEETSRQRQRAAENEQELCRVKQDFESLKSYVSTLISVRETLLSSEKQFQTIEKHFERLVAKTSQLENEKMQKEAEVQKLMEENVRLSALLDKKEAQLVAMNEQCKVMALNASSI